From the Brassica napus cultivar Da-Ae chromosome A8, Da-Ae, whole genome shotgun sequence genome, one window contains:
- the LOC106429320 gene encoding photosystem I reaction center subunit XI, chloroplastic — protein sequence MATTASPMASQLRLSFSSATNARRLAVPKGISGAPFGVSPTKKTFSFTVRALQSDKPTFQVVQPINGDPFIGSLETPVTSSPLIAWYLSNLPAYRTAVNPLLRGVEVGLAHGFLLVGPFVKAGPLRNTAYAGSAGSLAAAGLVVILSMCLTIYGISSFKEGEPSIAPSLTLTGRKKQPDQLQTAEGWAKFTGGFFFGGISGVTWAYFLLYVLDLPYYVK from the exons atggcaACGACTGCATCTCCAATGGCGAGCCAGCTAAGATTAAGCTTCTCTTCTGCTACTAATGCGAGGCGTCTCGCTGTTCCTAAGGGCATCTCCGGGGCTCCTTTCGGCGTTTCACCGACCAAGAAAACGTTTTCTTTCACCGTCCGAGCTCTCCAGTCAGACAAG CCAACATTCCAAGTGGTCCAACCAATCAACGGAGATCCATTCATCGGAAGTTTAGAAACCCCAGTGACGTCTAGCCCATTGATCGCGTGGTATCTCTCCAACCTCCCGGCTTACCGCACGGCCGTCAACCCTCTCCTCCGTGGTGTCGAAGTGGGTTTGGCTCATGGTTTCCTCTTAGTGGGTCCGTTTGTCAAAGCAGGTCCATTAAGGAACACTGCTTACGCTGGCTCCGCCGGCTCTTTGGCCGCTGCTGGACTTGTAGTCATCCTCAGCATGTGCCTCACTATCTATGGAATCTCTTCGTTCAAGGAAGGAGAGCCGTCGATTGCACCAAGTTTGACTTTGACCGGGCGGAAGAAGCAACCGGACCAGCTTCAGACAGCAGAAGGATGGGCTAAGTTTACTGGAGGGTTCTTCTTCGGAGGGATCTCAGGTGTGACTTGGGCTTACTTCCTTCTCTACGTTCTTGACCTTCCTTATTACGTCAAATGA
- the LOC106429346 gene encoding serine-aspartate repeat-containing protein I-like: MEGETEPEQMAEYDADKEATKDGENEPEKEIQVDADKEATKEGDNEPKQMAEDDADNEATEDGENEHEKDSHVDADKEATKEGENEPEQMAEDDADKEATNEVENEPEHALQEDLEVMVATAEKFEKEVLEKEAAEKEAVEKKASEKESTDEKDGDAEEDSPKKTKRVPNPSRMKQSPYVEK; the protein is encoded by the exons ATGGAGGGCGAGACTGAACCCGAGCAAATGGCAGAATATGATGCTGATAAGGAGGCCACGAAGGATGGAGAGAATGAGCCTGAGAAAGAAATCCAGGTTGATGCTGATAAGGAGGCCACAAAGGAGGGTGATAATGAGCCCAAGCAGATGGCAGAAGATGATGCTGATAATGAGGCCACAGAGGATGGAGAAAATGAGCATGAGAAAGATAGCCATGTTGATGCTGATAAGGAGGCCACAAAGGAGGGTGAGAATGAACCCGAGCAGATGGCAGAAGATGATGCTGATAAGGAGGCCACAAACGAGGTTGAGAATGAGCCCGAGCACGCACTGCAAG agGATCTTGAAGTGATGGTGGCAACAGCAGAGAAGTTTGAGAAAGAAGTTTTGGAGAAAGAAGCTGCGGAGAaagaagctgtggagaagaaagCTTCGGAGAAAGAATCAACGGATGAAAAGGATGGAGATGCTGAAGAAGATTCaccgaagaagacgaagagggTGCCAAATCCTTCTCGTATGAAGCAGTCTCCATATGTTGAGAAGTAA
- the LOC106429338 gene encoding uncharacterized protein LOC106429338, with protein MDEKSASKIPKRASIKSQPDFDYSIRKQKLRESCFRRVREERTRLLWKLRHSDCESSDQKEIINSAFQDIVSAELKKIEDSHDILWEYEGPEDAYEGDSEEILLEMQHMFYNDLISETGSYAQAETWDEEEDEYLATLVSQNMLLNTEQEPNQIWCPICKQGEVMENHRHIYCSMCEMQLIKGEEVNLNILQERLAEVHAEHFERGCRLKPKFSVQSLYNLKALYITCEACSAFEVVV; from the exons ATGGATGAGAAATCAGCTTCGAAAATTCCGAAACGAGCTTCTATAAAATCCCAACCCGATTTCGATTACTCTATCCGCAAGCAAAAG CTCAGAGAAAGTTGCTTCAGAAGAGTAAGAGAAGAAAGGACACGTCTGCTGTGGAAATTGAGGCACTCTGATTGTGAATCTTCAGATCAGAAg GAGATTATCAATTCTGCTTTCCAGGACATTGTTTCtgctgaattaaaaaaaattgaggatTCCCATGATATATTGTGGGAATATGAAGGCCCAGAAGATGCTTATGAAGGTGATAGTGAAGAGATATTGCTAGAAATGCAACATATGTTTTACAATGATTTGATTTCAGAGACTG GATCATATGCTCAGGCTGAAACATGggatgaagaggaagatgagTACTTGGCCACCTTAGTTTCTCAGAATATGCTTTTAAACACTGAACAG GAGCCAAACCAGATATGGTGTCCGATCTGCAAGCAAGGCGAGGTTATGGAGAATCACCGACATATCTATTGCAGCATGTGTGAAATGCAGCTGATCAAAGGGGAAGAG GTTAATCTGAACATTCTGCAAGAACGGTTAGCGGAAGTGCACGCTGAACATTTTGAGAGAGGATGCAGATTGAAACCAAAGTTCAGTGTTCAGAGTCTCTACAATTTGAAGGCATTGTACATCACATGTGAAGCTTGTAGTGCCTTTGAGGTCGTTGTATAA